Genomic DNA from Rhodothermales bacterium:
GGGACTACTTCTTTCGGGAGGCGCTGGTGCACAATGACCGATTCTACTATTCCGCCTCGACGCGCCACGGGTTTGGTGTGTACGAGTCCGACGGGACGCGCACGGGCAGCCGGATCCTGGCCGGCTTCGATCAGCCCGTGGAGGTGCTGACGGTCGTCGGAGACGAGATTCTTGTGGCCGAGCGCCTGGAGCCCTACGGAACCCAGCTCTGGGTGACCGGAGCACATCGAAACACGCGTCGACTGGGCGCCGCGCTGCCAGGCGCAACCGTCGACGAAGCAGCCACTACAGACCGCGCCATCCTCTTCCGCAACGGCCATCCCGAGTCGGGCTCCGAACCGTTCGTCCTCAGCGCTACGCTCGTGCAACCAGAGCCGGACCCCATCGCCCCTGAACTCCCGGAGGACGTGGGCATCCCGTACCCGAATCCCGCTACCAAGGTGGCTCAGGTGCGCGCGCCGCTTGGCGCGACCGTTCAGGTCTTCGACATGCTGGGGCGCCTCCGCGGCTCCTATACGGGCGATGGGGAACTGGTCGATCTGAACGCCGCCTCCAGGCCGGCCGGAGTCTACATGGTCCGCACCTCCCTGGACGGGTTCGTGCGCACTTCTGCCCTCACCATCGTGCGCTAAATCAAGGCTTCTCAGCCTCTTCGCGTAACCGAGCGCCCTTACCGGTCGTAGGGAGGGCAATTACGGAGATTCTGTCACGGCATGTGGCGGGCTGCAACCGTGCGTTCCCGGAACGCGTGTACCCGCCCTTTGACCGGCAATCCCGCCTCCCACAGAAGCCAACAGGCCCCCTTTCTCATGCGCTTCCGACTTCCCATGCTGGCACTGGCCGGCATGCTTCTCCTGCCGCAGGCAGCGTCCGCGCAGACAGTGATCACGTACGAAGACGCTGTTCGCATTGCGCTCGACCAGAACGTGGCGCTCCGCAGGGCGCAGAATTCCCTGGAACTGCAGGCCACCTCGCTGTCGCAGGCCCGCGCCGCCCGACTGCCGAACCTGAACTTCAGCACGAGCACCGGCCGCAACTGGGGTCTTCAGTTTGACCTTACGACGGGACGCCTGGAGACCTCCTCCAGCGATCGGTTCTCGCTGTCCGCAAGCTCAGGTGTGACCTTGTTCGACGGGTTCGCCATGGGTGCGAACGTCGATCAGGCAGAGGCTGCCCTCGAAGCGCAGGAGTTCTCCCTGGAGAACAGCAAACAGGCTACCGTGCTCGCGGTCGGCAGCGAATACCTCCAGGTATTCCTCGATCAACAGCAAATCCGGATTCAGGAGGAAAACCTGGCGGCACAGCAGCAACAGCTCGAACGCATTGTTGAGTTTGTTCGCGTCGGCCAGCGTCCCATTTCCGACCAGTACGTGCAGGAAGTGCAGGTGGCCAACGCCGAGGCCTCACTGCTGACGGCTCAGCGCTCCCTGCAGTTGAGCGAATCCCGCCTCATCAACACGCTGCAGCTGGACCCGCTGGAAAGCTGGATCTTCCAGGCTCCGTCCCCGGACGATATCGAACTTACCCTGCGCTCCTACAACCCGGACGAGTTGCTTCGCACGGCGTATGCTCAGCGCCAGGATCTCAAGGCTTCCGAATTTCTGATTACGGCCGCCGAAGCCGGCATCACGGTGGCCAAATCCAGCCGCCTGCCTCGAGTGAGCCTCTCGGCCGGCGCCAGCACCAGCTACTCCAGCTTCGGTCGCGATCCCCTGACCGGCCAGACCGCATCTTTTGACGATCAGTTGGCCGACAACCGGTCGCGCAACATCGGCCTCAACCTGAGCCTGCCGATTTTCAACCGGTTCCAGACGCGCAACTCGGTGGAGCGGGCACAGGTCCAATTGAGCAACGCGCGGCTGGATCTGGAGAACATCAGACAGTCGATCGCGCTTGATGTGCGTCAGGCCTATCTGGACTATCAGACTGCCGTAAAGCGCCTGGAGGTTACCGAGAAGCAGGTTCAGAGTGCGCGGCAGGCCCTGGAGGTCGAGCAGGCCCGGTATGACGTCGCCTCTTCGACTCTGGTGGAACTGACGCAGGCCCGGGCCTCCTTTGTCGATGCTGAGAGCCAGCGCCTTTCGGCAATTGCCCAGTTCTACTTCCAGCAGACGCTGATCGAATTCTACCTCGGTGCCTTGAGCGCCGACAACCCACTCTTCTAGGACTTACTTCTTCCCCCAACCCTCCCTCCCAATGGCTAAGAAGAAGAACGCCACCCGGCGTTTGATCATCATTATTGGCGTGCTGGCGGTAGTCGCGCTTGGCGCCGTCGTTGTATTGAGCCAGGTGCTCGGTGGCGGCCCGGACGCGACGGCCGTGGAAATGGAGCAGGCCTCCGTGCGCACGCTGACGCAGGTCGTCACCGCCTCAGGCCGAGTGCAGCCCGAAATCGAGGTCGTCATCAGCCCCGACGTTTCGGGTGAGATCGTGGCCCTTCCGGTGAACGAAGGCGACCGCGTCTCGCAAGGCGAACTGCTGGCCCGCATCAAGCCTGACTTTTACGAGGCACAGCTTGAGCAGGCCCAGGCCAGTCTCCTGCAGAGCCGAGCCAGCATGGCGCAGCGAAAAGCGGACCTGCTCACTTCCGAGCTGGAGCTGAATCGCTCGAAGCAACTCTTTGAGAACGGAGCCATTGCTGAGGCGGAGCTGCAGACCGCAGAGAATCGCTTTGAGACGGCCAAGGCCGGACTGGAAGCCTCCGAGTATGCCGTGGCCGCAGCGAACGCACGGTTGCGGGAGTCCCGTGAGCAGCTGGCCAAGACGGCCATCTTCGCACCGATGGACGGCACCGTATCCATGCTGAATGTCGAGCTCGGAGAGCGCGTCGTGGGTACCACCCAGATGACGGGTACCGAGATGATGCGGGTCGCCAAGCTTGATGCGATGGAGATCATGGTGGACATCAATGAGAACGATGTGGTCAACATCGCCCTCAACGACTCGGCCGCCATCGAAATCGATGCCTACCCGAACCGGACCTTCAAGGGCGTCGTGACTGAGATCGCCAACTCCGCCCGCGTCGCCGGTGCCGGCACGCAGGAGCAGGTGACCAACTTCCCAATCAAGATTCGCATTCTGGATCCGCACAACGTGTCGCAGTCCACCGCTGCCGGCGTCGTCGTGGCATCCGCGGAAAGCCCGACGGCCTCGACCGCCCCGAACTTCCGCCCGGGTATGAGCGGAACGGTGGACGTCTTCACGGAGACGGTAGTCGACATCGTGGCCGTGCCGATTCAGGCGGTGACGGTGCGGGACTTCAACGCCATCGCACGCGAGGAAGCCCGTCGCAATCGCCGTGGTGCGAACGCAGACTCCACGGCCGCCACCGAAGAGGTGCCGGACGAGGAAGACCTGCGGCGAGTGGTCTTCGTCGCTGAGGACGGCGAGGCCCAGCTGATCGAAGTCGAGACCGGCATCGCAGATGACACGCACATTCAGATTACGTCCGGATTGTCCGGTGGCGAAATGGTCATCATCGGCCCGTTCCGCGCCGTATCCCGCACGCTCGAGAAAGGCGATGCGGTGACTGAAGAGCGCAGCGGCGGATTCAACCCCGGCGCACGGTCATGAGCGAGCGCCCGATCATTGAACTGAAGGGCGTCAAGAAGATCTACAAAATGGGTTCGGAGCTGGTCCGAGCCCTGGATGGCGTAGATCTCACGATCGACCGGAACGAATACGTGGCCATCATGGGCCCGTCGGGTTCGGGCAAATCCACGATGATGAACATCATCGGTTGTCTGGATACGCCGACAGAGGGGTCGTACATCCTGAATGGCCAGCAGGTCAGCGAGATGGACGACAACGAGCTGGCCAACGTGCGCAACCGCGAAATCGGGTTCGTCTTCCAGACGTTCAATCTGCTGCCCCGCGTCAACTGCCTTCAGAACGTCGAATTGCCGCTGATCTACTCGGGCAAGCGGCGTTCGGTGCGCAAGGAAATGGCGGCCACGGCGCTGGAGAATGTGGGCCTGGGAGACCGGATGACCCACAAGCCCAATGAGTTGTCAGGCGGTCAGCGTCAGCGTGTGGCCGTCGCCAGGGCCATCGTCAATCAGCCCTCGATTCTGCTGGCTGACGAGCCTACCGGAAACCTGGATACGCGTACGGGCGATGAGATCATGCTGCTCTTTGAAGCGCTGTACCGGAAGGGAAACACCCTGCTGGTGGTCACGCATGAAGAGGACATCGCCCGTCATGCCCGCCGCATCATCCGCCTCCGTGACGGACTGATCGAGGTGGACGAGCGCGTGCCCGAACCGGTGCTGGCAGGCGCGGACCTGGGCAACGTGCTGACGGAGGCCTGAGCCGCTAGGGCTGTTTCCAGGTACACTCGTAGCGCTGGGTCGCGCGTTCAAACCGGACCGGTTTGTCGTCAAACCGGCGCACGGAAACGACCTGGAACGGAAGCGCCAGGGCCGCGAGCGTGATACAGTCCCGAGCGGGCTCGTGGAACAGGTAGGTCACGACCACCTCGTCCCCCATATCCTCGACGGACTGCACCTCCACGTGGTATCCGCCTGATTCGGTGGGGATGGCCACGGCCACCACCACGGACTGGGAGAAGTCCACCCGCTTGTAGGGAGCCAGCGGCCGCAGCTGACGGGAGGCGTCCACCCAGGCCAGAGAGTCGCGGACCACGACTTCAAGCGTGTCCTGTGCCGATCCGGCCTGCCCGATAGCCACGGGCTCAAAGAAGAGGACCACTCCTTCGCTCACGATTTCGCTGTCCTCGCCGCAGGCGGAGAGCAGCACAGCAAGCAAGACGGCACAAAGAATTCGGGTCACAGTCCGGAGGTTTTGGGGCAAGACACGCGAGGTACCAAGATCGTTGCTGCGCGCGTCACGAACCTCCGGTTTTCGCGCTCGGACCCGGCTCGCGTGCCGGCAGCCGCCGCGTCAGGCGGGCTTCCGCCGTGCTCCGGATTCGGGCGGTCCGGCAGCCGCGACGTCAGGCGGCCTGCGCCAGGCAGTGGCCGCGCAGCGCCTCCAGCTGAGGTCGCATCGACGGATGACAGCGATCCGAGCTCATGAGGGACTCCAACGCCGGCAGCGCCCGTGCGAACTGCCCGGAGTACATCGCGCTGACCGCGCGCACGAACGTCGCGACCACATGGCCCGTCTCCTGCTCGAGTACGGTGGATGCACGACGGTCCGCTTCGGCATAGTCGTTCCGCGCCAGCGCCAACTGCGCCAGGGTCGTCTCCAGATCGATGCGCGCCTCCGGCACCTCATTCTGCATGCCAATGCGCTCGGCCAACAGTAGATGCTGTTCGGCCCGCTCGAAGTCCTGCAGGCTCTTGTAGGTCACGCCCAGTTGGTAGTGCAGATAGGGATCACGGGGACGCTTTGCAGCTGCCCCGGCCAGAAGGCGCAGGTTGCGTTCGGCCCGCTTTGCTCCGCCCTGCACCGTCTCGCTCATATATCCGTCGTGCAGCAACACCCACGTGGAATCCTCCACATGACCACCCGCGCGTTTGATGGACGGCAGGATCTGCTCATGAATGGGCTGCTCGTAGCGGAATCGCTCGTCGTTTCGGAAGAGTCTAGTGAGCGGCGTATCGTCGAATCGCGAGACTTCGCCTTCCGGCTTGAAGTTGCGCTGTAGCAGTCGGAACGCGTGCACGTCCTCCCGTGCGATGGCCCTGCGAATGGGCGCGACGGCCGCCTCATCGAGGACCTCGTCGGCATCGATGACCAGGATCCAGTCACCAGTCGCCAAAGACAGCGAGTGGTTGCGTGCCGCCGCGAAATCGTCCGGCCACTCCAGGTGCTCCACCCGAGCTCCGGCCCGGGTGGCAATCTCAATCGTGTTGTCGGTTGAACCGGTGTCCAGCACGATGACCTCATCGGCCACCGGCGTCACCGAAGCCAGGCAGCGGCCGATGCGCTCCGCCTCGTTCCGGGCAATCATGCACACCGAAAGCGTGGGCTGACTGAACAGCTCGCTCCATTGCGCAGCAACGGCCTGCCAGGAGAACGCTGCTCGCGCACCGGGAATCATTTCTTCCCGGATCTGCTCCTGGCGATCGGGGTCTTGCAGCATTCCAATCAGCGCCTGCAGGTAGGCCTCGCGATCACCGGCCTCGATGCAAGCGCCCCAGCGGACCGTTTCCGCGAGTGCCGCCAGATTCCAGACCACCGGCACGGCCCCGCAGGCCTGCGCCTTCATGGCGGTAATGCAACTGGTCTCCTCGAACGTCGACGGGTAGGCGAGCACGCCAGCGGCGTAGGATTCGTCGATAATACGCTGCTGGCTGACGCGACCATGCTCGTGCACGCCGGGCTGCTGCATCAGCTGCTTCATGTGCGCCACCCACGCAGCCACCTCCGGGTCGTCCATGCGGGATTCGAACCCGTGCCAGCCATAGAACACGTGCACCTCTGCATCGGGCACCGCGTCCAGCACCGCCGGCCACATCTCCAGCAGGGCCTCCAGTCCACGCTCATACGAGCTTGCGTAGAGGCAGCGTTTCGGGTTTCGCTGCTGCGGCTCGGAAGGCTCGAGGGACGCCTGATCGATCCCGTTCGCGGTGATCACAAACTTTTCGTCCGGTACGTGCGGCAGTGTGGATCGATGGAAGGCTGAGAGGACCATGATGCCCGTCACCCGGTCGACTCTTCCCCGGGTAAAGGACGCGGTTTCCGGCAGGTCGTGCAGCCAGACGTAGGTCTGCCGGGCCCGAAAGTCTGAATCAACCCACTGAATCGAGCGCCACAGCACCACGACATTGAATTGGTCCCGGATGTTGAGGTGGTCCAGGGCCTGGTAGGAGACACCGTCGTAGTCGCCCGCTTCCTCTCCGACATTGGCGAAGACGGTCACCTTCCATCCTTCGGCGGCCAGGCAGCGCCCCAGCCGGATGACGGCTTCCTCGCTCCCGCCGACTCCGCGGGCCAGGCTGCGCGGTGACCAGGTATGCCCCGTGGGTCCGCAAAAGATCGCTATCTCGTCGGCGGCCCAGTCCCGCTCAGCCCGAGTTTCGGCAAGCGTCGTCTCCACCGTTTTCTCCTTCAGAGCGCGTAATTCGGCGATTTTGTCCGGATCGAAGGCTACCGACTCCAGAATGCCGATGGCTGCATCCAGTCCTGCGGGATCGCCGGTATGGTGACAGAGAAGGCCAAAGGCGTGAAGCACCACGGGCTGTGGACCACCCTCCTGCTGCAACGCCGACTGCACCAGCGTAACGGCCTCGGTGAGCCGGCGCTGGTTCATGTACAGGCGCGCCAGAACGGCGACGATTTGACCGTTGCCAGGCTCGGCTTGCAGGGCCTTCAGCCAGCAGGCCTCAGCCTCGTCGAATTGGCGCTGGGAGAGCAGATCCGCGCCACGCTGGAGCAGTTCGTGAACGGTACCGGACATCGTGTCGGGACGGGTGGTTCAGGATGTGCCCACCCTACCGACAAACGGGGTGCCAATCCCGTCAGATCGTAGCCGGCTTCACTCCGGAGCCGCCCTACCGAATGCCGACTTCGCCGCGCACCGCTTCAATCATCGCAGCCGAGTCATAGCCGATCCCGTTGCGGAACACCAGCCTGACTCCCCGGATCTCGGTCGGGTTAGCCGCCGGGTCTCCCTCGATCACCACAAGGTCTGCCTCCTTGCCGACCTCCACGCTGCCGGTTGCGTCCTCGATGCCCAGGATGCGGGCCCCGTTCAGCGACATGATCTGCACGGTCTCCTCAGCAGAAAAGCCGGCCTCACGCAGCAGCTCGTAGTTACGCTGATCGCCAAATCCGGGTAGGGCACCGCCGTACCCGGTGGGATCCACACCTGCCCCCAACAGACCCCCGGCCGCGACAAACGCGCGCTCGAACGCCTGCGCCCTGGGAAAGAGCTCGCGCCACACTTCGGAGTTCTGCTCCGAAATGGCCGCGCGGGTCAGGAGAAAATCGGAACGGGTGCCCTCCGACATCGCGTCCAGCGTGCGCTGCTCCAGGGGCGGGCGATTCGGCACAAACATCTCGTAGACCGCCAGCGTGGAGGTCATCGGCACGCCCGCATCGATCATCGCGCGAAATGTGGACTGGATCTCATCCGACTCCATGTCCACCTCCAGCAGCGAGTTCCTGAAGTCGCCCGGGCAGGTGTCCGGGGCGCGGTCCGCATCGTAATCCGTATTCGTAAAGAAGCCGTGTTCCAGATTGTCGATGCCGGCCGCGACGGCCTCCTTGAAGGAGACCGAACACAGGTGTCCCGTGACCTTCACACCGTGCTTGTGGGCCTCATCGACGGCAGC
This window encodes:
- a CDS encoding TolC family protein; this translates as MRFRLPMLALAGMLLLPQAASAQTVITYEDAVRIALDQNVALRRAQNSLELQATSLSQARAARLPNLNFSTSTGRNWGLQFDLTTGRLETSSSDRFSLSASSGVTLFDGFAMGANVDQAEAALEAQEFSLENSKQATVLAVGSEYLQVFLDQQQIRIQEENLAAQQQQLERIVEFVRVGQRPISDQYVQEVQVANAEASLLTAQRSLQLSESRLINTLQLDPLESWIFQAPSPDDIELTLRSYNPDELLRTAYAQRQDLKASEFLITAAEAGITVAKSSRLPRVSLSAGASTSYSSFGRDPLTGQTASFDDQLADNRSRNIGLNLSLPIFNRFQTRNSVERAQVQLSNARLDLENIRQSIALDVRQAYLDYQTAVKRLEVTEKQVQSARQALEVEQARYDVASSTLVELTQARASFVDAESQRLSAIAQFYFQQTLIEFYLGALSADNPLF
- a CDS encoding efflux RND transporter periplasmic adaptor subunit is translated as MAKKKNATRRLIIIIGVLAVVALGAVVVLSQVLGGGPDATAVEMEQASVRTLTQVVTASGRVQPEIEVVISPDVSGEIVALPVNEGDRVSQGELLARIKPDFYEAQLEQAQASLLQSRASMAQRKADLLTSELELNRSKQLFENGAIAEAELQTAENRFETAKAGLEASEYAVAAANARLRESREQLAKTAIFAPMDGTVSMLNVELGERVVGTTQMTGTEMMRVAKLDAMEIMVDINENDVVNIALNDSAAIEIDAYPNRTFKGVVTEIANSARVAGAGTQEQVTNFPIKIRILDPHNVSQSTAAGVVVASAESPTASTAPNFRPGMSGTVDVFTETVVDIVAVPIQAVTVRDFNAIAREEARRNRRGANADSTAATEEVPDEEDLRRVVFVAEDGEAQLIEVETGIADDTHIQITSGLSGGEMVIIGPFRAVSRTLEKGDAVTEERSGGFNPGARS
- a CDS encoding ABC transporter ATP-binding protein — its product is MIELKGVKKIYKMGSELVRALDGVDLTIDRNEYVAIMGPSGSGKSTMMNIIGCLDTPTEGSYILNGQQVSEMDDNELANVRNREIGFVFQTFNLLPRVNCLQNVELPLIYSGKRRSVRKEMAATALENVGLGDRMTHKPNELSGGQRQRVAVARAIVNQPSILLADEPTGNLDTRTGDEIMLLFEALYRKGNTLLVVTHEEDIARHARRIIRLRDGLIEVDERVPEPVLAGADLGNVLTEA
- a CDS encoding protease complex subunit PrcB family protein, which produces MTRILCAVLLAVLLSACGEDSEIVSEGVVLFFEPVAIGQAGSAQDTLEVVVRDSLAWVDASRQLRPLAPYKRVDFSQSVVVAVAIPTESGGYHVEVQSVEDMGDEVVVTYLFHEPARDCITLAALALPFQVVSVRRFDDKPVRFERATQRYECTWKQP
- a CDS encoding glycosyltransferase, whose amino-acid sequence is MSGTVHELLQRGADLLSQRQFDEAEACWLKALQAEPGNGQIVAVLARLYMNQRRLTEAVTLVQSALQQEGGPQPVVLHAFGLLCHHTGDPAGLDAAIGILESVAFDPDKIAELRALKEKTVETTLAETRAERDWAADEIAIFCGPTGHTWSPRSLARGVGGSEEAVIRLGRCLAAEGWKVTVFANVGEEAGDYDGVSYQALDHLNIRDQFNVVVLWRSIQWVDSDFRARQTYVWLHDLPETASFTRGRVDRVTGIMVLSAFHRSTLPHVPDEKFVITANGIDQASLEPSEPQQRNPKRCLYASSYERGLEALLEMWPAVLDAVPDAEVHVFYGWHGFESRMDDPEVAAWVAHMKQLMQQPGVHEHGRVSQQRIIDESYAAGVLAYPSTFEETSCITAMKAQACGAVPVVWNLAALAETVRWGACIEAGDREAYLQALIGMLQDPDRQEQIREEMIPGARAAFSWQAVAAQWSELFSQPTLSVCMIARNEAERIGRCLASVTPVADEVIVLDTGSTDNTIEIATRAGARVEHLEWPDDFAAARNHSLSLATGDWILVIDADEVLDEAAVAPIRRAIAREDVHAFRLLQRNFKPEGEVSRFDDTPLTRLFRNDERFRYEQPIHEQILPSIKRAGGHVEDSTWVLLHDGYMSETVQGGAKRAERNLRLLAGAAAKRPRDPYLHYQLGVTYKSLQDFERAEQHLLLAERIGMQNEVPEARIDLETTLAQLALARNDYAEADRRASTVLEQETGHVVATFVRAVSAMYSGQFARALPALESLMSSDRCHPSMRPQLEALRGHCLAQAA
- a CDS encoding amidohydrolase family protein, whose protein sequence is MRAALLSLLISVLALPALAQRAANMGPAAKQFVVEDAEAIALENVRLIDGTGSAAMEGVTVLIEGGRISAVGTDVDIPPFASRHDLAGHTVIPGMVGLHNHTFYTTSARRVQASETAPLLYLASGVTTIRTTGSYHPYSEINLKEAVRLGERAGPRMFVTGPYITGGEGMTYMTRLGTAEDARRVVRYWAEEGVDWIKAYTLITREELAAAVDEAHKHGVKVTGHLCSVSFKEAVAAGIDNLEHGFFTNTDYDADRAPDTCPGDFRNSLLEVDMESDEIQSTFRAMIDAGVPMTSTLAVYEMFVPNRPPLEQRTLDAMSEGTRSDFLLTRAAISEQNSEVWRELFPRAQAFERAFVAAGGLLGAGVDPTGYGGALPGFGDQRNYELLREAGFSAEETVQIMSLNGARILGIEDATGSVEVGKEADLVVIEGDPAANPTEIRGVRLVFRNGIGYDSAAMIEAVRGEVGIR